In Falco biarmicus isolate bFalBia1 chromosome 7, bFalBia1.pri, whole genome shotgun sequence, a single window of DNA contains:
- the CREB3L1 gene encoding cyclic AMP-responsive element-binding protein 3-like protein 1 isoform X2, whose translation MDSILEPFPAERLFPAAGTGFLDLGDFSEADFLSNVHFSENLDHFSDNMEDFSNDLFSSFFDDPVLAEKNPLLDMDLDPPTPGIQAEHSYSLSGDSAPQSPLVPVKTEDNANELENGVWSLGPKLCSIMVKQEQNLALDLPESQLAASSIPVLNLNPLQRLPVPEETPIEMTPAPVIKAEPKEVNQFLNVPADDLVQMPPTPPSSHGSDSDGSQSPRSLPPSSPARPAARSSTAISSSPLLTAPHKLQGTSGPLLLTEEEKRTLIAEGYPIPTKLPLTKAEEKALKRVRRKIKNKISAQESRRKKKEYVECLEKKVETYTTENNELWKKVETLENANRTLLQQLQKLQALVAGKVSRPYKMASTQTGTCLMVLALCFVLILGSLMPCLPEFSSSSQTVKATPAPDIYTTSKIQSRSLLFYDEGAGSLEESYSSFLTMDHPEGWEPKKGQSEEGRPHLARTHGTAKYLSKSQLEGPDQNQTDPTLAHLKERFHERETSSSETAEYL comes from the exons CATTTCTCAGAGAACCTGGATCACTTCTCTGACAACATGGAGGATTTCTCCAATGAcctcttcagcagtttcttcGATGACCCAGTACTGGCTGAGAAGAACCCACTGCTGGACATGGACCTGGATCCACCCACTCCAGGCATCCAGGCAGAGCACAGCTACTCCCTCAGTGGAGACTCTGCTCCCCAGAGCCCTCTTGTGCCTGTCAAGACTGAAGATAATGCTAACG AGCTGGAGAATGGAGTGTGGTCGCTGGGGCCCAAGCTCTGCTCCATCATGGTGAAACAGGAACAGAACCTGGCTCTAGACCTGCCTGAGTCCCAGCTAGCTGCCAGCTCCATACCAGTGCTGAACCTCAACCCTCTGCAGAGACTACCAGTCCCCGAGGAG ACTCCCATAGAAATGACTCCAGCACCTGTGATCAAAGCTGAACCCAAAGAGGTGAACCAGTTTCTAAATGTGCCTGCAG ATGACCTGGTGCAGATGCCTCCAACTCCACCCAGCAGCCATGGCAGTGACAGCGATGGATCTCAGAGCCCCCGgtccctgcctccctccagcccagctcgACCTGCTGCTCGTTCTTCTACTGCCATCTCCTCCTCACCTCTCCTCACAGCACCACAC AAGTTACAAGGGACCTCTGGCCCGCTGCTCCTGACTGAAGAGGAGAAACGCACCTTGATTGCTGAGGGCTACCCCATTCCTACCAAGCTGCCCCTCaccaaagcagaggagaaagcacTGAAGAGGGTCAGGAGGAAAATCAAGAACAAG ATCTCTGCTCAGGAGAGTcgcaggaagaagaaagaatatgTGGAGTGTCTAGAGAAAAA GGTTGAGACATACACGACAGAAAACAATGAACTCTGGAAAAAAGTGGAGACCTTAGAAAATGCAAACAG GACTCTACTCCAGCAGTTACAGAAGCTGCAGGCTCTGGTAGCTGGGAAAGTCTCCAGACCTTACAAAATGGCTTCCACGCAGACCGGGACCTGCCTAATG GTGCTGGCACTCTGCTTCGTTCTGATCCTGGGATCCCTGATGCCCTGTCTCCCTGAGTTTTCTTCATCATCACAGACAGTGAAAGCAACACCAGCACCAGACATTTACACAACTAGTAAGA ttcagtcACGGAGCCTCCTTTTCTATGATGAAGGTGCTGGCTCTTTAGAAGAGAGCTATAGCTCCTTTCTAACCATGGACCATCCTGAGGGGTGGGAGCCCAAAAAAGGGCAGTCTGAGGAGGGAAGGCCTCACCTGGCCAGGACACATGGGACGGCCAAATATCTGAGCAAATCCCAGCTGGAGGGTCCTGACCAGAACCAAACTGACCCAACTCTCGCCCACCTCAAAGAGCGGTTCCATGAGAG ggAGACAAGCTCCAGTGAGACAGCTGAATACTTGTAG
- the CREB3L1 gene encoding cyclic AMP-responsive element-binding protein 3-like protein 1 isoform X1, translating to MDSILEPFPAERLFPAAGTGFLDLGDFSEADFLSNVHFSENLDHFSDNMEDFSNDLFSSFFDDPVLAEKNPLLDMDLDPPTPGIQAEHSYSLSGDSAPQSPLVPVKTEDNANELENGVWSLGPKLCSIMVKQEQNLALDLPESQLAASSIPVLNLNPLQRLPVPEETPIEMTPAPVIKAEPKEVNQFLNVPAVDDLVQMPPTPPSSHGSDSDGSQSPRSLPPSSPARPAARSSTAISSSPLLTAPHKLQGTSGPLLLTEEEKRTLIAEGYPIPTKLPLTKAEEKALKRVRRKIKNKISAQESRRKKKEYVECLEKKVETYTTENNELWKKVETLENANRTLLQQLQKLQALVAGKVSRPYKMASTQTGTCLMVLALCFVLILGSLMPCLPEFSSSSQTVKATPAPDIYTTSKIQSRSLLFYDEGAGSLEESYSSFLTMDHPEGWEPKKGQSEEGRPHLARTHGTAKYLSKSQLEGPDQNQTDPTLAHLKERFHERETSSSETAEYL from the exons CATTTCTCAGAGAACCTGGATCACTTCTCTGACAACATGGAGGATTTCTCCAATGAcctcttcagcagtttcttcGATGACCCAGTACTGGCTGAGAAGAACCCACTGCTGGACATGGACCTGGATCCACCCACTCCAGGCATCCAGGCAGAGCACAGCTACTCCCTCAGTGGAGACTCTGCTCCCCAGAGCCCTCTTGTGCCTGTCAAGACTGAAGATAATGCTAACG AGCTGGAGAATGGAGTGTGGTCGCTGGGGCCCAAGCTCTGCTCCATCATGGTGAAACAGGAACAGAACCTGGCTCTAGACCTGCCTGAGTCCCAGCTAGCTGCCAGCTCCATACCAGTGCTGAACCTCAACCCTCTGCAGAGACTACCAGTCCCCGAGGAG ACTCCCATAGAAATGACTCCAGCACCTGTGATCAAAGCTGAACCCAAAGAGGTGAACCAGTTTCTAAATGTGCCTGCAG TAGATGACCTGGTGCAGATGCCTCCAACTCCACCCAGCAGCCATGGCAGTGACAGCGATGGATCTCAGAGCCCCCGgtccctgcctccctccagcccagctcgACCTGCTGCTCGTTCTTCTACTGCCATCTCCTCCTCACCTCTCCTCACAGCACCACAC AAGTTACAAGGGACCTCTGGCCCGCTGCTCCTGACTGAAGAGGAGAAACGCACCTTGATTGCTGAGGGCTACCCCATTCCTACCAAGCTGCCCCTCaccaaagcagaggagaaagcacTGAAGAGGGTCAGGAGGAAAATCAAGAACAAG ATCTCTGCTCAGGAGAGTcgcaggaagaagaaagaatatgTGGAGTGTCTAGAGAAAAA GGTTGAGACATACACGACAGAAAACAATGAACTCTGGAAAAAAGTGGAGACCTTAGAAAATGCAAACAG GACTCTACTCCAGCAGTTACAGAAGCTGCAGGCTCTGGTAGCTGGGAAAGTCTCCAGACCTTACAAAATGGCTTCCACGCAGACCGGGACCTGCCTAATG GTGCTGGCACTCTGCTTCGTTCTGATCCTGGGATCCCTGATGCCCTGTCTCCCTGAGTTTTCTTCATCATCACAGACAGTGAAAGCAACACCAGCACCAGACATTTACACAACTAGTAAGA ttcagtcACGGAGCCTCCTTTTCTATGATGAAGGTGCTGGCTCTTTAGAAGAGAGCTATAGCTCCTTTCTAACCATGGACCATCCTGAGGGGTGGGAGCCCAAAAAAGGGCAGTCTGAGGAGGGAAGGCCTCACCTGGCCAGGACACATGGGACGGCCAAATATCTGAGCAAATCCCAGCTGGAGGGTCCTGACCAGAACCAAACTGACCCAACTCTCGCCCACCTCAAAGAGCGGTTCCATGAGAG ggAGACAAGCTCCAGTGAGACAGCTGAATACTTGTAG
- the CREB3L1 gene encoding cyclic AMP-responsive element-binding protein 3-like protein 1 isoform X3 yields MRKSHEGAKHFSENLDHFSDNMEDFSNDLFSSFFDDPVLAEKNPLLDMDLDPPTPGIQAEHSYSLSGDSAPQSPLVPVKTEDNANELENGVWSLGPKLCSIMVKQEQNLALDLPESQLAASSIPVLNLNPLQRLPVPEETPIEMTPAPVIKAEPKEVNQFLNVPAVDDLVQMPPTPPSSHGSDSDGSQSPRSLPPSSPARPAARSSTAISSSPLLTAPHKLQGTSGPLLLTEEEKRTLIAEGYPIPTKLPLTKAEEKALKRVRRKIKNKISAQESRRKKKEYVECLEKKVETYTTENNELWKKVETLENANRTLLQQLQKLQALVAGKVSRPYKMASTQTGTCLMVLALCFVLILGSLMPCLPEFSSSSQTVKATPAPDIYTTSKIQSRSLLFYDEGAGSLEESYSSFLTMDHPEGWEPKKGQSEEGRPHLARTHGTAKYLSKSQLEGPDQNQTDPTLAHLKERFHERETSSSETAEYL; encoded by the exons ATGAGGAAGAGCCATGAAGGGGCAAAG CATTTCTCAGAGAACCTGGATCACTTCTCTGACAACATGGAGGATTTCTCCAATGAcctcttcagcagtttcttcGATGACCCAGTACTGGCTGAGAAGAACCCACTGCTGGACATGGACCTGGATCCACCCACTCCAGGCATCCAGGCAGAGCACAGCTACTCCCTCAGTGGAGACTCTGCTCCCCAGAGCCCTCTTGTGCCTGTCAAGACTGAAGATAATGCTAACG AGCTGGAGAATGGAGTGTGGTCGCTGGGGCCCAAGCTCTGCTCCATCATGGTGAAACAGGAACAGAACCTGGCTCTAGACCTGCCTGAGTCCCAGCTAGCTGCCAGCTCCATACCAGTGCTGAACCTCAACCCTCTGCAGAGACTACCAGTCCCCGAGGAG ACTCCCATAGAAATGACTCCAGCACCTGTGATCAAAGCTGAACCCAAAGAGGTGAACCAGTTTCTAAATGTGCCTGCAG TAGATGACCTGGTGCAGATGCCTCCAACTCCACCCAGCAGCCATGGCAGTGACAGCGATGGATCTCAGAGCCCCCGgtccctgcctccctccagcccagctcgACCTGCTGCTCGTTCTTCTACTGCCATCTCCTCCTCACCTCTCCTCACAGCACCACAC AAGTTACAAGGGACCTCTGGCCCGCTGCTCCTGACTGAAGAGGAGAAACGCACCTTGATTGCTGAGGGCTACCCCATTCCTACCAAGCTGCCCCTCaccaaagcagaggagaaagcacTGAAGAGGGTCAGGAGGAAAATCAAGAACAAG ATCTCTGCTCAGGAGAGTcgcaggaagaagaaagaatatgTGGAGTGTCTAGAGAAAAA GGTTGAGACATACACGACAGAAAACAATGAACTCTGGAAAAAAGTGGAGACCTTAGAAAATGCAAACAG GACTCTACTCCAGCAGTTACAGAAGCTGCAGGCTCTGGTAGCTGGGAAAGTCTCCAGACCTTACAAAATGGCTTCCACGCAGACCGGGACCTGCCTAATG GTGCTGGCACTCTGCTTCGTTCTGATCCTGGGATCCCTGATGCCCTGTCTCCCTGAGTTTTCTTCATCATCACAGACAGTGAAAGCAACACCAGCACCAGACATTTACACAACTAGTAAGA ttcagtcACGGAGCCTCCTTTTCTATGATGAAGGTGCTGGCTCTTTAGAAGAGAGCTATAGCTCCTTTCTAACCATGGACCATCCTGAGGGGTGGGAGCCCAAAAAAGGGCAGTCTGAGGAGGGAAGGCCTCACCTGGCCAGGACACATGGGACGGCCAAATATCTGAGCAAATCCCAGCTGGAGGGTCCTGACCAGAACCAAACTGACCCAACTCTCGCCCACCTCAAAGAGCGGTTCCATGAGAG ggAGACAAGCTCCAGTGAGACAGCTGAATACTTGTAG